GCTCACATGATAACAGTTCAAGTGCCTCACTATAGTAACATAAAATTTATCAGTGAAAGACATAGGTTTCAAAACTCCCCATGGGGGCGTAACATACCTTGGATTCAAAACATTTCTACTTCAGGGTATACATGTGTGTACTGGTATTCCACCATCTACACCCTAACAAAATCTTGCAGATGATTCGAAATTCCAATCACAATTACGTCGGGCGTACTGGTGAACGCCGCAGCAATGCAAGTTGCTAAAATTGCTATACTTATAATACCTATCTATTTGCAAGACACAAATGCAGTTCTTTTCAAGTTTCTTGTTAAATTTTCCAGCTTGTAGCTCGGGATGCGGTGAAGGCGATTCAATCCATGTCTCTACATGATAGCCCTATTTGCGACAGAAGGATCCTGGTACACTTCGCCTGTGCCGTCTACTTCCCAAAGTGTGTAAACGACCAGGCCGTGTTGCCCTGCAAGGAGTACTGCATTGGTAGGTCATCATGGCAAGTACGTGAATAGCCAGGGCGTGTTGCCTTGCAAGAAGTAGTGCATGAAAGCATGAAAGGAATAAACATGGTGAAttgaatcacaaaaataaaggggCGCAAAGGTTTGACAGTTTGgtatacttacatgtatatcattaaaATTCATCCTTTCAGATACATACAAATTCTGTTACGGCCTCACTGCGCTCGATTCCCTCATGTCTGAATGCATCAGGAACTACCCCTCGAGATCCCCTGGTGGTACATGCGTCCGACAACCGCAACGTGAGTACACTCCAGGCCTCACTTTGAAAATTTCTCCTAATTTTTAAACTCATCATATGACTCTTACCTTAGAGAAATCAAAGCTCTTATTACGCCACTAGGAGTTAGGTCTTGCGTGCATGATACCATCGTGATGGTCGACATCAAGCTGTTGCAGCTGAATTAAGTCAAAGTTATGATTTTATCATCTTAAATCATAACACAGTTAATCAGTGACCTTTAGTAACAACTGTAAATCGTTGCAATATCGGTTATTGCGTAATACATGTAGACAAAATACGTCGATGATTTCTCAAAGTGACCATGCCAGtgtgcaatttttctgaaattgagataacagcgccatctgaGTTGCACTAGCCATGTATACTTGTACACCAATTATCATAGTGATATTCAAAGCCATGTCGATTCTATAACTCTTTATCCTCTATTCATGCATTTCGTGCCATTATACTCTTaatgcacagagtcattcaaactgaATCTTTGAGTGGAGTTTTCTCAAGATGAAAAGTTTGCTCATTTGTCactgaaatcatcgacgaataCTCCTAAAAAAACGAAATCTATATTTTTACCATATCCTCACTGTTACCATTGTATCCTGACCTTTTCCATTGTATCCACTTTTACCGTTCATATCATATCCTCACTTTGATCATTGTGACCTAAAGTTTAGCATATCGTATCCTAACGCTTACTGTCAGCACTCCACTGTCTAATAACTTTTACTATTGCCTTCCCCTTTGACCATTATCTGCTAAAATTCGTCTCGATCCTCACTTTCTAAAGGATCGAATTGTTGTAGACTACATTTTAcaacggatgtagagcaaaaaaACCAAACATCCCGAGTGCTCTACATCCATGATTTCACCGTTGTCTACTCATTGACATTGCCTATATGTACTAACTTTTACCATGATTGTTTCACCCACTCTTCCCCGTTTCTGCTCACTTTTACCAAGACTGTAAACTTTTAACCGACTTCGATACATTTTCAGTGTTCAACTGTAGTGCAGGTGAGTTCATGTGCATGAATGGGCCAATGGTCTCCAACAAGACTACGTGCATCCAAGCAGACAGGCGCTGTAACTACCAGTACGATTGCTTAGACCTGTCAGACGAGAAGAACTGCAATAGAACTTGTCCTTTAGAAGAATACAGGTAAACACAGTCAATGCATGCACTATTGAAGATGAAGGGTTTTGAGCTTCAGAAAACCTTTTTAGGTTTCAGCGAAcacaaatacatgaaatatgcAAGCCGTAAAAGTTTTTCAGTGAAAATGACAAACCTTAAATAATTTTGAGTTTGTGAAAAACCTCAAAGGGTTTTTCGTTTTTTCGTTTTTCGTTTTCCCCTGAAAAACCGCTACTTTGTGTAGGCTGAAGATTTTGAAGCCACCACCTCCAGTTAATTGTCTAATCTCAAACAACCTTCTATATGGAGATATTCAAAGCACCGGCCAACTACGTGTTTCAATTGCCACCTGTTCTGAATGTAAAACATTCAGATTGCGATTACTCAAAATTAAATCTTTGCTGATCGGCCACCGCGACGATACATGACCTTGGTTGTTCATTCCAGTTGCAAAAATGGCAGCCGAAGTATCTTGAATCCATCCTCGGTCTGCATCAAGGTCTCCGAGCGCTGTGACGGCAAGAACCATTGTAGTGATGGCAGCGACGAGATGGACTGTGATGGCGACTGCGGAAAGGATTGGTTcaaatgcgaaaatgtaagtacatgtaaaactaGCTTTTAAATAGCCGCTTCACATCATGATCAAAGCCATTCAGTATCCTGGAGTGTCCCGGGTGATGTGCCGTTAAGGAGCACTGGACTGGGAGCAGCTTCTAAGCGCATCCCTAAACTTTCGAACCATTAAACGTGGTAACGATTTGATTGGACGGTGCAGGAACATGACCCGCCAATGCGCGGGCATTAAGGAATAAGAGACGGGTCTGCATTGACCCATTTGCATTAAACATATATTTCCTCTCCAAGGGTACCGACACCATCACAGGAGGGCATTGCATCAACATGACCCGCCACTGTGACGCCATCAAGGACTGCACAGATGGCTCGGATGAGAAGCATTGTCCGGAGAGACAGTGCCATAAACATGAGATGAAATGTGACCGCGGCATTAACAGGTAGGCTACATGAAAGGGTACTGCGCTGTACTGACTACTGCTCATATACCTCTGTCGGGTAGTCTTAAAACCGCGCGGAGAGATGAAGGTTTTAGTTAGAAAAACGCTTCGTCGCTCGTCATTTTGGTGCAGAAGCGCTTTTTTGCTGACCCCGTGATGAAGTGGGATAGATAACTTTCAATGATAACTGTTGTGAACAACTGTTGTGAGTGCGCAAAAATCTGCCTGCATATTCACAAAACCTCTATTTGAATTCAAGTCCATTCCAAAGAGAAATTCCCCTAAACCCATTGGTTGATacgcgtgtgtgtgtgtgtgtgtgtgtatgatCGTTTTCGATTTTGCGTTGACGACCGATTCTTAGACACCTTGGTTGCAACGGACTTTACCTCTGGCCGAAGACAGAGTCAAATGGCGAATTAACCCAATTGGTActtaaccgtagtggcacgtaaatgcgctcatcccgccttgcaGAAAGAATACCTGAAGAATAACATGGCACCTCCTTCAAAGTATAAAGTGAACGCTgaggaagaaaaggaagaaaatgtTGTAATGCATTTTCACACTGCGCTTCGTTTTCGCTGCAGCGGTTAAGTGGTGCCACAGCCCAGTACGTTACTTCCTCTTGTACATCAACTTACCTGCtctcatttattcatttattcaacaGATATACTAGAACAAACTGCCTCCTGAATATTTACGCATGTGATCGGGACAAAGATTGTTATGATGGCTCCGACGAGTCAGGTTGTAACTACACATGCAGGGCTGGTTTCTTCGGCTGCAAGACGGGAAAGTTAGCAATAAATCCATTTTACGGTTACTGCATCAATAGCACAATGGTATGCGATGGGATGGCCGAGTGCGAGGACTTTAGTGATGAGTTGAATTGCAATGGGACCTGTCCTAATGGCGGATTTAGATGTTTGAACGGCACTGCTAAGTACTCATCCCCAATTAGCTCTAGGAAATCACACTGTTTGCCGCGATTCTACAGGTGCGACGGAATAGGACAGTGTGAAGATAACAGCGATGAAAAGAACTGCAATCGGACTTGTAAACTCAGCGAGTTTCGATGTGAGAATGGGACTGATGTTAACAACGGCGATGACTGCGTGACCCGCTACGAGCTGTGTGATAAAGTTAACCAGTGTAGTGACGGCAGCGATGAAAAGAATTGTAAATACATGTGCCTCCAGGGGGAGTTTATGTGTGAACAGGGGTCAAAGTCGGGTAACATGAGTGGCTACTGCATCTTCGCAAATCAAAAGTGCGATGGCATCGCGCAGTGCGAAGACGGGAGTGATGAAAAAGGATGTACGAACATTATCTGTCCTGAAAAGTTCAAAAGATGTCGGAACGGGACCGATAaaattggtaaccagtgcatACCGGATGAtgaattttgtgacaaaaagttCGACTGCTCCGATAAATCAGATGAGTTAAATTGTACTTTTAGGTGTTCTGGTAACTTTAGTTTCGAGTGCGCAAAAAGCCCTGCTGTGACAAGGCGCGTTGGGGTTCCCCCTTACTGTGTTCATTGGTATCAGCATTGCAACGGTCCCAAAGACTGTATAGACGGAAGTGACGAGCTGAACTGTGCGTCCGTACCGTGTCCACCGCAACATTTCCGCTGCTTGAATGGGAAGGACTGGTTACACGGCGACTACTGTATCAGGGGACAGTATAAATGCGACAGGACGCGCGACTGCACGGACGGTAGCGACGAGCTGGCATGCACCTACCGCTGCCCTACCGGCCAGTTTAAGTGTCAAAATGGAAGCATCATGACCTCGCCCGGGCGTGGGTACTGCCTTGCGGAGGACAAAGTCTGTAACGGAGTCCACGATTGTGCCGACGGGTCCGATGAGTTAGACTGCAAAAAGAAGAACTGCTCGGATTCTGAATTCCGCTGCAAGAACGGCACCAACAAACACAGCGGATCCACTGACTTCTGTATCAACAAGGACTACACCTGTGACCGCGATTTCGACTGCACGGACAGGAGTGACGAGGCGCCCATCTACAACTGCACGTACTCGTGCTCGCCCGGGTACTTCTCATGCAAGAATGGAACAAGGACAGTGGGATTTGGTCACTGCATCCCGGGCTACTACGTCTGCGACAAATGGGCGGATTGTATAGACCACAGTGACGAAAAGCTTTGTAACCATCGGTGTAGCGATAACGAGTTTAAGTGCCTGAATGGATCAGACCTGGCCAACCAAAAGGTTTGTACGAAGCGTGTTTATCGTTGTGACAAGAAGAAAGACTGCTCTGACAACAGTGATGAGGAGGCTTGCAATTACGTCTGCCCAAATGGCACCGTGAAATGCCACATTGGCGTTCTCAAGTAAGTACAGATGTTGCATGcatgtccaacatgtccaagggcAGACATACAGCACCCATATGGACAACATCTATATTTGACTGGGCTTGTCGCATGTACCGATCCGCGGATGTGCCTATGTGGACacaatacctccatatgcaGGCCttgttgtccacatgttcatcaggtcgAGTCTAGCTTGCTCATCTGCGCTAGACTTttcaacaggaaatgagaaggctCATTTTCTCTGCCCGAGAAATGTAAAATGTTCGCCGAAACGTTGGTCGTGCGAAACCCCTTTTAAGCAAGACGTTTAGACTAATATAATACCAGTTTAATCGCAATCAGTTGGATCAGGGTTGAATTAAGATGAATCACATTTATTCGAGATCACTCGAGATGCCCAAAATTGAGTTGTATTCAGTTCGATTTCTTTGAGTTGATTGACTACGGCTCCCCTCCAGATCAGGGCGTGGCTTCTGTTTCAACACGAATCAGGATTGTGACGGCAAGATCGACTGCGCAGATGGGAGTGATGAAAGAGACTGCGGTGCGAAGCAGTGCCCCACGGATCACTTCAGATGCCTAAATGGTAAAGCTATGTAAGTACCTCTCGATATTTGAACGGGTGAGTGTGGTCCACATTTTCTTCATATCCAGAACAACTACCAAAATCGTGTCTACTTCCGTATTCAGTGAATGCACTGGACGGACATAATTCCGACTGCACCTACGAAGACTTGTGGTAAACGGAGCGATGAAACGTGTGCGGATGATGTGATCTAAACCCTTATAGTGTATGAAAAAAATAATGTCACATGTcgattgatttttttattttgacctaatcgccttgtaCTTTGGTCTGTCTGGCCCGCCGTCTACACTTACCATGGCGAACTGACCTGCTCCCACCAATGGATTCCAACTTGTTCCAGCTAAAAAAAGGTTGCCATTCTCACATAAACGACCAGCTCTCTTTACCAAGCCTTTCTTACATGATTCCAGTGCCAGTGGATCCTACTGCATTTACAAGGATCTCCGTTGCAACCGCAAACAAGACTGTTCAGATGGCAGTGACGAAAGGGACTGCCCGCCTTACGCATGCCCGGATGGAAAGTTCAAGTGTGCGACGGGTTCGGCCTCCTTGAGATACGCCCCGTATCAAGGCTTTTGTGTCAACGCTACGTCTCGCTGTGACGGTTACTTCGACTGCGCGGACAGGAGTGATGAAAATTCTTGCAACGTGACAAAATGTCCCACCGGAGAGTTCCTCTGCAACGGGGAACATGCAACAAACAAACATAACGGGCATCGTTGTTTACCTTTGTCGTACAAATGTGATCGCGACCCAGACTGCACGGACAAAAGTGACGAATGGAACTGCACGTACACGTGTCCTAACATAAATCAAGTTGCATGCCAACAGGGAACACTTAGGCGGTTCCCGTTTTACGGATTCTGTATCAACAGGGCTGAAACGTGTGACGGATTTTTAGACTGTGTTGATGGTTCAGACGAGAAGGACTGCGGTAGGCGCTGCCCCGCGAACATGTGGGCGTGTAAGAACGGGGTGAGTGTCTACACCATGTCCAGGTGCATCAAAAGTACCTACAAGTGTGACAGAGATCGCGACTGTACAGACGGCAGTGACGAGGCGGAGTGCACCACCGCCTCGTGCATCTTTGGTAACTTTACCTGCAAGATTGGCACGACGAACTACAGGCCATACCAAAGGTGTACGCCAGTCTCTACAAGATGCGACGGAAGCTGGCACTGTATGGACGGAAGCGATGAAAAGGGTTGCAACAAGGCGTGTAATGCAACGGAATTCAAATGTGCACAGTCGTTAGCCGCCGCGGACGGGGAGCGATGCATCAACTTGAACCACAAATGCGACAGGATCGAGGACTGTCTGGATAAAAGTGACGAGAAGGACTGCAGTTATCAGTGCCCCGCCTCCGACGACTTCATGTGCACAAGTGGCGCCATTAACAGGTATGTGGCACCATTTGTTAAACTAATAGGAAGTTCTTGCAAAGCCCccaaaacgccaacgtgaacgcctatcccattgtttaaCCTCCTGACAACGAAGTTAAATCTTTCGGGGGCTTTTTTCGAAAAATCCCTATTGTCGGACCAGAAATGATAAGGCGTTTTCACCCGGCCTGATTCAAGAATCAAAATCAGAATCGAAAACAGGCTAATAAAACATATTATTTGTTAACGACCAAATAAGCACAGTTGTGACAATATTGTGAAGAGATCACAATTAGCATGCGTCGGATAGGCAGTTGCAGACTCAGTTTCATTTTATGGTAAAAGAAGAGTCAGTTCCATTCCTGGTCGTCGGATTCTCCACGGGTGCGTGTAATAACTTTCAGTCTTTACAATCTATTAAGCTGAGATTTAGACGGCGGCGGGGTTCAATCATAGCTTGCGGCCAGTCCGCTTCTTTTTTGAGATCCTCTGGCGGTGCGACAGCGTTGCAGAAAATGTGGAGGGATCGGCCTACCTACCCTTGT
The sequence above is a segment of the Lineus longissimus chromosome 12, tnLinLong1.2, whole genome shotgun sequence genome. Coding sequences within it:
- the LOC135497395 gene encoding low-density lipoprotein receptor-related protein 2-like; its protein translation is MASAKGPAVAFHNPIYSLSPAASGNDASVEMSGFNSDDVSMDDIRLIDQSASIWQKIKSHKLVSGILTLVAVGIVVVISVVALYYTGNLSGLSSPLGSRSGNLTTAPTTTPHVTTTLSRASTTQKTAAKTPTTTTTSSRASTTQKTTAKTPTTTTTLSRASTTQKTTAKTPTTTTTLSRAFTTQKTTAKTPTTTKTSSRASTTQTTAPKTPTTTTTTTTTTTTVMPPTTTIAAQNKCVSNVFFDEVCSALAGWKTTIRPNLMNQTKFLVARDAVKAIQSMSLHDSPICDRRILVHFACAVYFPKCVNDQAVLPCKEYCIDTYKFCYGLTALDSLMSECIRNYPSRSPGGTCVRQPQLFNCSAGEFMCMNGPMVSNKTTCIQADRRCNYQYDCLDLSDEKNCNRTCPLEEYSCKNGSRSILNPSSVCIKVSERCDGKNHCSDGSDEMDCDGDCGKDWFKCENGTDTITGGHCINMTRHCDAIKDCTDGSDEKHCPERQCHKHEMKCDRGINRYTRTNCLLNIYACDRDKDCYDGSDESGCNYTCRAGFFGCKTGKLAINPFYGYCINSTMVCDGMAECEDFSDELNCNGTCPNGGFRCLNGTAKYSSPISSRKSHCLPRFYRCDGIGQCEDNSDEKNCNRTCKLSEFRCENGTDVNNGDDCVTRYELCDKVNQCSDGSDEKNCKYMCLQGEFMCEQGSKSGNMSGYCIFANQKCDGIAQCEDGSDEKGCTNIICPEKFKRCRNGTDKIGNQCIPDDEFCDKKFDCSDKSDELNCTFRCSGNFSFECAKSPAVTRRVGVPPYCVHWYQHCNGPKDCIDGSDELNCASVPCPPQHFRCLNGKDWLHGDYCIRGQYKCDRTRDCTDGSDELACTYRCPTGQFKCQNGSIMTSPGRGYCLAEDKVCNGVHDCADGSDELDCKKKNCSDSEFRCKNGTNKHSGSTDFCINKDYTCDRDFDCTDRSDEAPIYNCTYSCSPGYFSCKNGTRTVGFGHCIPGYYVCDKWADCIDHSDEKLCNHRCSDNEFKCLNGSDLANQKVCTKRVYRCDKKKDCSDNSDEEACNYVCPNGTVKCHIGVLKSGRGFCFNTNQDCDGKIDCADGSDERDCGAKQCPTDHFRCLNGKAIASGSYCIYKDLRCNRKQDCSDGSDERDCPPYACPDGKFKCATGSASLRYAPYQGFCVNATSRCDGYFDCADRSDENSCNVTKCPTGEFLCNGEHATNKHNGHRCLPLSYKCDRDPDCTDKSDEWNCTYTCPNINQVACQQGTLRRFPFYGFCINRAETCDGFLDCVDGSDEKDCGRRCPANMWACKNGVSVYTMSRCIKSTYKCDRDRDCTDGSDEAECTTASCIFGNFTCKIGTTNYRPYQRCTPVSTRCDGSWHCMDGSDEKGCNKACNATEFKCAQSLAAADGERCINLNHKCDRIEDCLDKSDEKDCSYQCPASDDFMCTSGAINSTFLRERRFCVNKTQRCDKKVDCRDGSDEKDCIKCAPTEFKCTNGTKKGDSTECIDAEVRCDRVEDCTDSSDEKACNYTCDPTIYFKCATSTIVTAPYRGFCVKISQKCNGLYDCRDKSDEANCSCPSGHFLCKIGANIDGTGRCIPNAKKCDKKQDCTDNSDEDGCSSG